Genomic DNA from Methanomassiliicoccales archaeon:
TCCTTAGCCAGCGCTTCCTCGACCAATGATTTCATGATCCCATCCATCCCGAGCCCTACGGCTCGAACCAGAATGCATCCCATCTGGTCGTGGATAGATTGCCTATGGCAGTATTTAAGGATTTTCGGCTCGGGGTGAGGTCAATCCAGACACTTCTCCTTAGGCGACCGCCGAAGGAAAGGATTATCACTCCACAGAACATCCGTTATATGGCATGAGGGCGAGGGCGGAGGTCCGGTTCACTGGCATAGTGCAGGGCGTGCACTTCCGGGACTATACCAGGCGCTTCGCCAATCAGCAGAAGGTGTGCGGCTGGGTCCGCAATCTGTCCGATGGTTCTGTGCAGGCCGTCTTCGAAGGTGACAAGCACAGCATCGAAGAGGTGGTCCGCCGTCTGAGGGAGGAGCATCCCCGGGCCCGCATCGAAAGGGTGGAAGTGCAATGGGGCGAGTGCCGGAACGAATATGCCAAGTTCTTCATCCGCTCCTGATCACTCGCGCACGTCGATGCCGTAGACCAGCTTGGGATTCTCCTTGTGCACCTTGTAGGCGATCTCGCTGGTCATCTCGCCCGATTGCAGCAACGCTCTGGTTCTCTTGGGCACTGTGATGATGGCCATGACCGCGCCCGGCCGCTGCATATCGTCCAGGTAGTCGGTCTCCAGCAGGAACCTCGACCCTTTGGACAACGCCTCCCTGGTGGCGGTGCGAGAGGCCAGTATCGAAGGGAAGAGGCCGTGGTTCTCTTCTTCGAGCACTAGGGGAGGGCAGTAGTGCTTCACCACTCGCTCCCTCCTCAATCCAGCCTTGTCAGCGAATGAAGCCAGTTCCTTCATGCTCTCAGGGGTGGCGCTCTCGGTGTGCAGGACGATCGGGCAATCGGCCTCCCTGGCCAGGCCCATTCCGTACACCAGTATGTCGTTCGAAGCCGTGAGGATCTCCGGCGGCACCGGGAAATGCGGTCGGCCGACCTCGCCGATGCCTATCGCCTTGCCTTCGAGAACGAACCGCTGTGCGATCTCCATTCCGCCCTTCATGACCTCGATCGCCCTCTGCAGCCCTAGCTTCCTTTCCAGGTCGAGCAGGAGCACCGGATAGGGGCCAAGGGTGACCTCCACTCCCACCTCGGTCTCAGCCCGACATCTCTCAGCGAGCTGCAATGTGATCTGGTAGGAAGCTTCGAAATCCTTCTCCGATGAAATGGCAACATCCTCGTAAGGAAGGTGAGAAAGGACGAGATGCGTGCCCCCGGCCCGCTGGAATTCTTTGACCGCCTCGACGTGGCGGCCCCTCGGATGGAGGTGCACGTGGTTGTCTAAGATGGGAATGCGCATTAGCGCAGCAGCCCGGCTGCCTTGAGCTCCTCGGTGATCTTATTCACCGCCGCCTCCACGTCCTGAGGCTTGCGAGCGCCGGTGCAGACCAGCTTGCCTGAGCCGAACAGCAGAACTACCACCTTCGGGACATCGAGGCGGTATACTAGGCCAGGGAATTGCTCCGGCTCGTACTCCACCCGCTCCAGGCCGAGGGAGATGGCGATCGCGTTAAGATTGATCCCCTGCTCAAGGTCGCTGGAGGCGACGATGTTCTGCACCTCGATCTTCGGCTCCAACTTCACCTTGATGCCCGCCTTCTCGATCTGCTTGGCGACCTTGTTGATGGCGATCTTCACTTGCTCCAGGCTTTTAGCGCCCGTGCACACGACCTTACCGCTGCGGAAAAGCAGGGTGGCGGTCTTCGGTTCCTTTAGCCTGTAGATCAGGCCGGGGAACTGCTCCGGCTCGTACTCGGCACCGTCGAGGGCGAGCGCGATCGCTTGGAGATCAAGCTCCTCACCCAAAGAAGTGGAAGCCACAACGTTCTCGATCTTGATCTTGGCCATGGGGACACCTTCCCGTGGTATTTAAATAGGGGTTTATAAAGACTTTGCACGGTAGAGCGTCCCTCCACACGAGGCAAGCGTCCTTTCGGAAAGGGTGGACAGAAATCATAATCCGCGTAACATTTGCATTCAGCCTTCGTCCCATGACCAAGAAGGACCCGAACCTCCTGACCGCCTACATCGTCAACCAGTCGCTTCACTGGTTCATCGTGGGCATCGGGTTCCCCATCATGGTGCTCTTCGTTCTCGCCAAGGGCCTGAGCCTTTTCGAGTCCGGAGCCGTCATCGCAGCGTACTCGACCGCAGCGATCCTGCTCGAACTTCCGACTGGGGGTCTGTCGGACACCATCGGCAGGAAGAAGGTCTATCTGCTCTCCGTGGCCGTCATGATCCTGAGCGACCTCGCTCTGCTCCTATCCTGGGATTTCGCCTCGGTGGCGCTTGCCGCCTTCGTCATGGGGAGCGCCCGTGCTCTGTCCTCTGGATCGATCGACGCCTGGTTCGTGGACGAGTTCAAGCGCACCCAGCCCGGCGGCAACCTGCAACGCGCCCTGGCCAAGGCGGGCGCGTTCATGCCTATCAGCATCGGAGTGGGATCGTTCGTCGGAGGTCTGCTGCCCCTTGCCTTCGCAGGTCCCATGAAGAGCGCGGGCCTGAGCATTTACTCCATCAACTACCTGGTCGCCATCGGGCTGTGGGCGTTCCAGTTCCTGCTCACCATGGTCATCATCCACGAGCACCTGGACCCATCGCGGAAAGCCGGGATGATGGACGGCATCAGGAAGACGCCGGAGCAGATCGCCATCTCGGTCAGGTTCGGACTGAGGAATTCGGTCATCTTCGCCCTCGTCCTGGCCGCGGTCGGTCTGGGTTTCAGCCTGGCCAGCGTCGAGCTGCTGTGGCAGCCGCGGGTGCAGGAGATCATGGACGTGAGCCAGCAGACCTGGGTGCTGGGCGTTCTGGCCGCAGGCTATTTCTTCGCCGCTTCCATAGGCAATCTGGCCTCCATGCCCATCTGTCACCTGCTTAGGCAACGCTACGCTGTAGTCCTGAGCCTAGCTAGGTTCGGTCTGGGCGTGGTGCTGTTCGCTTTGGCCTTGCAGTCCTCGATCTTCTTGTTCGCCGGCCTCTACATCCTGCTCTACTTCCTACTAGGCACGGAGGAGTCGCCCGGCGCCACGCTCTTCAATCATCAAGTTCCATCACAGCATCGTTCAACCCTCATGTCCTTCAATTCGCTCATGCTCCAGGTAGGGGTGCTAGGAGGGTCCATCGTCATGGGCTATCTCGCCAACTCTATCTCCATTTCCTTCGCTTGGCAAGTGGCGTCGGTGGCGTTGCTGGTCTCCGCCTTGCCTTATTTCTTCCTGGTGCGGAGGACGAAGGCGGTCGATGCGAAGTGAATGGTCCAGACGTCCACACGGATCATGCTCGGGCGGAGCGCGACCTCGATTCCGCCAATCTTTATATATGCCGAAGGGGAATACTGACAAATCGTCCGACAACGGTCGGACAATAGCGCGCGCGAAGAGTTGTGTCATGACCGATACCGAACGCATCACGGTGAGGATTCCTGCGGAGAAGCTGAAGGCGCTGCAGGAGCTGGTCGACCTAGGCAAGTTCCCGACCATCTCCGACGCCATCCGCGCCGCCCTGGACGCCTTCGTTGAGGCGCACTTCACCCCCGACTACATCCAGAGGATAACGGTCGAGCTGCCCAAGGGCAACATGATAGAGCTGGAGGCTCTGGTGCAAGACGGAGATTCGGTCTCGATCGATGACGCCATCAGGAATGCGGTACGGGAGTACGTGAGGAAGAGACTAAACCGCGCCATGGAAGAGATGAAGTAAAAAGGCACCTTGGACAAGGACGGGTGTTCGAGTGGGATGGGAGTACGTTGAGTACGAGGAAGGTTCGGTCGACTCCCCCCAGCCCAAGATAGTGGTCGTGGGCTGCGGGGGCGGAGGCTGCAACAGCGTGCATCGACTCAACGAGATTGGCATTCACTGCGCTGAGACGATAGCCATTAACACGGACCGGCCGCATCTTTCTAGGATCAGGGCGCATCGTCGGCTGCTCATCGGCCAGGGGGTGACGAACGGCTGCGGCGCCGGGGCCGATCCATTGGTAGGCAGGCTGTGCGCTGAGAACGCCGTGCCGGAGATAAGCAAGCTGCTGCAGGGAGCGGAGCTGACCTTCATCACCGTGGGCCTGGGAGGAGGCACCGGCACTGGTCTGGCGCCCGTGGTAGCGGACATCGCCAAGCGCCAGGGCTCGGTGGTCGTCACCATCGCCACCACGCCTTTCGAGGTCGAAGGGTTCCGCAACAAGATTGCCCTCAAGGGCGTGAGGGACCTGCGTGGTCTCTCGGATACGACGCTCCTACTGGACAACAACCGGCTCCTCGAGCTGGTGGCCAATCTGCCGGTGCAGCAGG
This window encodes:
- a CDS encoding acylphosphatase produces the protein MRARAEVRFTGIVQGVHFRDYTRRFANQQKVCGWVRNLSDGSVQAVFEGDKHSIEEVVRRLREEHPRARIERVEVQWGECRNEYAKFFIRS
- a CDS encoding TatD family hydrolase, giving the protein MRIPILDNHVHLHPRGRHVEAVKEFQRAGGTHLVLSHLPYEDVAISSEKDFEASYQITLQLAERCRAETEVGVEVTLGPYPVLLLDLERKLGLQRAIEVMKGGMEIAQRFVLEGKAIGIGEVGRPHFPVPPEILTASNDILVYGMGLAREADCPIVLHTESATPESMKELASFADKAGLRRERVVKHYCPPLVLEEENHGLFPSILASRTATREALSKGSRFLLETDYLDDMQRPGAVMAIITVPKRTRALLQSGEMTSEIAYKVHKENPKLVYGIDVRE
- a CDS encoding TATA-box-binding protein, whose translation is MAKIKIENVVASTSLGEELDLQAIALALDGAEYEPEQFPGLIYRLKEPKTATLLFRSGKVVCTGAKSLEQVKIAINKVAKQIEKAGIKVKLEPKIEVQNIVASSDLEQGINLNAIAISLGLERVEYEPEQFPGLVYRLDVPKVVVLLFGSGKLVCTGARKPQDVEAAVNKITEELKAAGLLR
- a CDS encoding MFS transporter, coding for MTKKDPNLLTAYIVNQSLHWFIVGIGFPIMVLFVLAKGLSLFESGAVIAAYSTAAILLELPTGGLSDTIGRKKVYLLSVAVMILSDLALLLSWDFASVALAAFVMGSARALSSGSIDAWFVDEFKRTQPGGNLQRALAKAGAFMPISIGVGSFVGGLLPLAFAGPMKSAGLSIYSINYLVAIGLWAFQFLLTMVIIHEHLDPSRKAGMMDGIRKTPEQIAISVRFGLRNSVIFALVLAAVGLGFSLASVELLWQPRVQEIMDVSQQTWVLGVLAAGYFFAASIGNLASMPICHLLRQRYAVVLSLARFGLGVVLFALALQSSIFLFAGLYILLYFLLGTEESPGATLFNHQVPSQHRSTLMSFNSLMLQVGVLGGSIVMGYLANSISISFAWQVASVALLVSALPYFFLVRRTKAVDAK
- a CDS encoding ribbon-helix-helix protein, CopG family, whose protein sequence is MTDTERITVRIPAEKLKALQELVDLGKFPTISDAIRAALDAFVEAHFTPDYIQRITVELPKGNMIELEALVQDGDSVSIDDAIRNAVREYVRKRLNRAMEEMK
- the ftsZ gene encoding cell division protein FtsZ: MGWEYVEYEEGSVDSPQPKIVVVGCGGGGCNSVHRLNEIGIHCAETIAINTDRPHLSRIRAHRRLLIGQGVTNGCGAGADPLVGRLCAENAVPEISKLLQGAELTFITVGLGGGTGTGLAPVVADIAKRQGSVVVTIATTPFEVEGFRNKIALKGVRDLRGLSDTTLLLDNNRLLELVANLPVQQAFAVMDQLISEIIKGMVEAITEPSLINLDFADLRTVIKKGGISTVLYGENSDPDSVVKDALSNPLLDMDISGATGALVHITGGTNLTLKKVNKVMQRIQSFMDPHANVIFGARVDEKFEGSIRLMAVVTGIAELSDEGPGIELADEIDGLAIKYTT